The following proteins are co-located in the Chryseobacterium daecheongense genome:
- a CDS encoding efflux RND transporter periplasmic adaptor subunit produces the protein MTNKLFILSVAAISLTACKKEAPKQDGAKPYPVISVEQKNIVGYQTFPASIQGRVNNDVRAKIQGYITQLLVDEGQYVTKGQPLFRLETNILTENAAAAKAGIGAAESTVAAAQASVNAAQVEVNKLKPLVAKNIISNVQLQTAQANLAQAQAQLQQAVASKRQATANYKGVEANIEYSIIRAPISGVVGKLPLKVGSLVGPTDQTPLTTISDTSEVFAYFSMNEKEYFNFLEKSVGATMPEKIKNLPMVDLQLANGSIYPEKGKIEAITGQIDPTTGTIQFRVAFSNAQKLLSNGNSGTIRLPKAYDSVLVVPESATYEQQGIVYVYKVEKDTAKNVVVNVIDRIDNMALIKSGINKGETIVAAGIGGLKSGTPVKPKPIKMDSLVQSIKPKF, from the coding sequence ATGACAAATAAACTATTCATACTTTCTGTTGCAGCTATCTCACTGACAGCCTGCAAAAAAGAAGCTCCAAAACAGGATGGTGCAAAACCTTACCCTGTAATTTCGGTGGAACAAAAGAATATCGTAGGATACCAGACATTCCCTGCGAGCATACAAGGTAGAGTAAATAATGATGTAAGGGCTAAGATTCAGGGATATATTACCCAACTATTAGTAGATGAAGGGCAATATGTAACCAAAGGACAACCTTTATTCCGTCTTGAAACCAATATACTTACTGAAAATGCAGCTGCTGCAAAGGCAGGTATCGGTGCTGCCGAATCAACGGTGGCTGCTGCACAGGCTTCGGTAAATGCAGCTCAGGTGGAAGTGAATAAACTTAAACCTCTGGTTGCTAAGAATATCATCAGTAACGTACAGCTTCAAACAGCACAGGCTAACCTGGCTCAGGCTCAGGCACAGCTTCAGCAGGCGGTTGCTTCAAAACGTCAGGCGACAGCCAATTACAAAGGGGTAGAAGCTAATATCGAATATTCTATTATTCGCGCACCTATTTCGGGGGTTGTTGGAAAACTTCCTTTAAAAGTGGGTAGCTTGGTAGGACCTACTGATCAGACTCCTTTAACGACAATTTCAGATACTTCCGAGGTATTCGCCTATTTTTCGATGAACGAAAAAGAATATTTCAACTTTTTGGAGAAATCTGTAGGAGCTACAATGCCTGAGAAAATCAAAAATCTTCCTATGGTTGATTTACAGCTGGCTAATGGAAGTATTTATCCTGAAAAAGGGAAGATCGAAGCTATTACAGGACAAATTGATCCCACTACAGGAACCATTCAGTTCAGAGTAGCATTTTCAAATGCCCAAAAGTTACTTAGCAACGGGAACAGTGGAACAATAAGATTACCTAAAGCGTATGATAGCGTTTTGGTTGTTCCGGAAAGTGCCACATACGAACAACAGGGAATTGTTTATGTGTATAAAGTTGAAAAGGATACTGCTAAAAATGTAGTAGTAAATGTAATTGACAGAATTGACAACATGGCGTTAATAAAATCAGGAATAAATAAAGGAGAAACTATAGTGGCAGCAGGTATCGGTGGTTTGAAATCCGGAACTCCTGTAAAGCCGAAACCTATAAAAATGGATAGCCTCGTTCAATCTATAAAACCGAAATTCTAA